From Triticum urartu cultivar G1812 chromosome 2, Tu2.1, whole genome shotgun sequence, a single genomic window includes:
- the LOC125537121 gene encoding peptide-N(4)-(N-acetyl-beta-glucosaminyl)asparagine amidase: MVARRFVVREVPADEEHTVEYDTEDGLDVLRFQIFSLTSVPPDLQKIVVEADGSVVNDGTDLESIPEGLCLMSIDEGENADSASAAATAQEKSDEELARLIEIEVDADGSVVDDGTDLESISEVLRLVPIGEGDDMDAAAAVAARAQEKSDEELARMIQAEEEALLLQQYSIQSDGGEVFRERVEPYMRQVLKYEDPVRQEAALKTVPVDELKEKALISLAKEGIFSSSKNEEDHAFLLQLLLWFKQSFRWVNAPACDICDRETSMVGMGNPLPSEIEFGASRVEIYRCNHCSSITRFPRYNDPYKLIQTRKGRCGEWANCFTFYCRVFGYEARLILDFTDHVWTECFSNLYGRWIHLDPCEGVYDNPLLYEKGWNKKLDYAIGISKDGVHDITKRYTRKWHEVLSRRTITSEDTVSAILMNITRKCRSGLSSNEHLALEKRDRKESEELSKATYLEVNNSISLPGRQSGSVEWRAARSELGQADSLSCSSCPIRRCVDAHVSKIHDALSAILSHFCDNNIPNERIIEVFVTLRSLMQNLKDANFKSRRVTLDQKSQQIFEILPSAERLLSAISLKAELHTVGDPSVATDGNLIHTSLALPVALDAVDEILSNYKSNIFYTKGHQFPRGNRLCSGSVLASSEQLATAAFDGIRLSKWEEPDGAKGCWLMYKVHGGQTCELESYDLMSANDAPERDPMDWVLEGSTDQGSTWNTIDARSSVIFGSRFCRKSFTVDKRYKANVLRFRFLRGRESSANPRFQIGSIDFYGETHMA; this comes from the exons ATGGTGGCTCGCAGGTTCGTAGTCCGGGAGGTCCCCGCCGACGAGGAGCACACGGTCGAGTACGACACGGAGGACGGACTCGACGTCCTCCGGTTTCAGATCTTCTCGCTCACCTCCGTCCCGCCCGACCTCCAGAAG ATCGTAGTGGAAGCGGATGGCTCCGTGGTCAACGACGGCACCGACCTCGAGTCAATTCCCGAGGGCCTGTGCCTCATGTCCATTGACGAGGGGGAGAACGCGGACTCggcttcggcggcggcgacggcgcagGAGAAGTCCGATGAGGAACTGGCGAGGTTGATTGAG ATCGAGGTGGATGCGGATGGCTCCGTGGTCGACGACGGCACCGACCTCGAGTCCATTTCTGAGGTCCTCCGCCTCGTCCCCATCGGCGAGGGGGATGACATGGACGCAGCGGCGGCTGTAGCTGCGAGGGCGCAGGAGAAGTCCGACGAGGAGCTCGCGAGGATGATTCAG GCGGAAGAAGAGGCACTTCTACTGCAACAGTACAGCATACAAAGTGACGGAGGAGAGGTTTTCAGAGAAAGAGTTGAGCCATACATGCGCCAGGTTCTGAAG TACGAGGATCCGGTGCGTCAGGAAGCAGCTCTGAAGACGGTTCCTGTAGATGAACTTAAGGAGAAGGCGCTGATTTCACTGGCCAAG GAAGGGATCTTCAGTTCTTCGAAAAATGAAGAGGATCATGCCTTTCTGTTGCAATTGCTTCTCTGGTTTAAGCAATCATTCAG ATGGGTTAATGCACCAGCTTGTGACATCTGTGACCGTGAAACATCTATGGTTGGAATGGGAAACCCACTTCCCTCAGAAATTGAATTCGGTGCCTCCCGTGTCGAGATCTATAG GTGCAACCATTGTTCGAGCATCACCCGTTTCCCAAGGTACAATGATCCGTATAAG CTTATACAAACTAGGAAAGGACGCTGTGGAGAATGGGCGAATTGCTTCACATTCTACTGTCGAGTTTTTGGATATGAAGCTCGTTTG ATTCTGGATTTCACTGATCATGTTTGGACAGAATGTTTTTCAAACCTCTATGGGAG ATGGATTCACTTAGATCCATGCGAAGGAGTCTATGATAATCCCTTGCTGTATGAGAAAGG GTGGAACAAGAAATTAGATTATGCAATTGGTATCTCAAAAGATGGAGTACATGATATAACAAAACGCTACACCAGAAAGTGGCATGAG GTTCTCTCTAGGCGGACCATTACCTCCGAGGATACAGTTTCAGCTATTCTGATGAATATAACTAGAAAGTGTCGCAGTGGATTGTCAAGTAATGAACACTTAGCCTTAGAAAAACGTGACAGGAAAGAGTCCGAGGAACTTAGTAAAGCTACCTATCTTGAAGTTAACAACAGCATATCTCTACCTGGAAGGCAAAGTGGTTCTGTGGAATGGAGAGCAGCAAGGTCAGAATTGGGCCAAGCAGACTCACTCAGTTGCTCGTCGTGTCCTATTCGGAGATGTGTGGATGCTCATGTTTCAAAAATACATGATGCTCTTTCAGCTATTCTTTCTCATTTTTGTGATAATAACATCCCTAATGAAAGAATCATTGAAGTTTTTGTCACATTGAGGAGCTTGATGCAAAATCTTAAAGATGCTAACTTCAAAAGCAGGAGAGTCACATTAGATCAAAAATCACAGCAAATTTTTGAGATACTTCCCTCTGCGGAAAGATTGCTTTCTGCTATTTCTTTAAAAGCAGAGTTACACACTGTTGGAGATCCATCCGTGGCTACAGATGGAAATCTAATACATACATCCTTAGCATTACCAGTAGCACTAGATGCAGTTGATGAGATACTAAGTAACTATAAGAGCAATATCTTTTACACAAAAGGTCATCAATTCCCAAGAGGCAATAGACTCTGTTCAGGTTCAGTCCTTGCAAGCAGTGAGCAGCTC GCAACAGCAGCCTTTGACGGCATTCGCTTGTCCAAATGGGAAGAACCTGATGGAGCCAAAG GATGTTGGCTAATGTACAAGGTGCATGGTGGCCAAACTTGCGAGTTGGAGTCATATGATTTGATGTCAGCTAATGATGCTCCCGAGAGGGATCCAATGGACTG GGTCCTTGAAGGGAGCACAGACCAAGGGTCTACCTGGAATACTATTGATGCTCGGAGTTCTGTAATCTTTGGCAGCCGTTTCTGTAGGAAATCATTTACTGTTGACAAGAGATACAAAGCAAATGTACTTCG GTTTCGGTTTCTACGTGGGAGAGAATCTAGTGCCAATCCAAGGTTTCAAATAGGATCCATCGACTTCTACGGGGAAACACACATGGCCTGA